One genomic region from Listeria monocytogenes encodes:
- a CDS encoding FecCD family ABC transporter permease, with translation MTIKQKSSFGAVIVLLIGTILWAVQAGSLSMSIPAFLSGIFSGGNEMVDVVIDLRFPRIIIALLAGAALSVSGLLLQAVMRNPLADAGVIGISAGAKFFSFVIILFLPELYFWLPLFSFIGGALACFLVFLFSYRSDFNPLRFIIIGIAINAVFTGLSDALSSQVALVSSQSASSAASLAMKKWSDVETLLIYVTIGLICALLLAKWCNVLGLENKMARGFGVPVNKTRIWLALIAVLLASITTAVVGVIAFVGLLVPHIARKLVGGNYQILVPFSILFGALLLLFADTIGRTLFQQMEIPASVIMLIIGGPFLIFLMRKGDFYGSKGR, from the coding sequence ATGACAATTAAGCAAAAAAGTTCTTTTGGCGCTGTGATTGTTTTATTGATTGGGACTATTTTGTGGGCAGTTCAAGCGGGGAGTTTGTCGATGTCCATCCCAGCTTTTTTAAGTGGGATATTTAGTGGTGGAAATGAAATGGTGGATGTCGTTATTGATTTGCGATTTCCGCGGATTATTATTGCCCTGCTAGCTGGTGCGGCGCTATCGGTTTCAGGGTTGTTACTTCAAGCTGTGATGCGGAATCCGCTTGCTGATGCTGGGGTGATTGGGATTTCTGCGGGTGCGAAATTTTTTAGTTTTGTAATTATTTTATTTTTACCGGAATTATATTTTTGGTTGCCACTTTTTTCTTTTATTGGGGGAGCACTTGCTTGTTTTCTAGTCTTTTTGTTTAGTTATCGTTCTGATTTTAATCCGCTTCGTTTTATTATTATTGGGATTGCGATTAATGCGGTTTTTACAGGGCTGAGTGATGCGTTATCTTCGCAAGTGGCGCTTGTTTCTAGTCAATCTGCCAGTAGTGCAGCGAGTTTGGCAATGAAAAAATGGTCTGATGTGGAAACTTTATTAATATATGTAACGATTGGACTGATTTGTGCGCTCTTACTTGCTAAATGGTGCAATGTGTTAGGTCTTGAAAATAAAATGGCTAGAGGATTCGGTGTGCCAGTTAATAAAACGCGGATATGGCTAGCGTTGATTGCTGTACTCCTTGCATCGATTACCACGGCAGTAGTGGGTGTTATTGCTTTTGTTGGTTTACTTGTACCACATATTGCAAGAAAACTAGTTGGTGGAAATTATCAAATACTTGTGCCGTTTTCGATATTATTTGGGGCTTTATTGCTACTTTTCGCGGATACGATAGGCAGAACGTTATTTCAACAAATGGAAATCCCTGCGTCTGTGATTATGCTTATTATTGGTGGTCCGTTCTTAATCTTTTTAATGCGAAAGGGTGATTTTTATGGAAGTAAGGGACGTTAA
- the isdE gene encoding heme ABC transporter substrate-binding protein IsdE translates to MRKMAVISLVLLLFLVGCGKEEAAQKPEQKTEKEPKIVATTVAITEIMDKLDLPLVGIPSSSKKLPKRYADVKETGSPMGPDLEIIRMLKPDMVLSTKTLEADLKSGFEGANLEADFLDFTSIASMQTEIKNLGAKFDRIEEATKLNKDLTSDIDQVKSNVAKKKKPTVLILMGVPGSYLVVTEHAYIGDLVKLAGGENVIKDQKVEYLASNTEYLQSANPDIILRAAHGMPAEVVKMFDEEFKTNDIWKHFDAVKNNRVYDLDENLFGMTASLNAPEALKEMEKMLYDN, encoded by the coding sequence ATGAGGAAAATGGCTGTCATATCTTTAGTGTTATTGCTTTTTTTAGTTGGCTGCGGAAAGGAAGAAGCGGCTCAAAAGCCTGAACAAAAAACGGAGAAAGAGCCAAAAATTGTGGCAACGACGGTTGCGATTACGGAAATTATGGATAAACTTGATTTGCCCCTCGTTGGAATTCCGTCTAGTTCAAAAAAACTTCCGAAACGTTATGCTGATGTAAAGGAAACTGGGTCGCCTATGGGGCCTGATTTGGAAATTATTCGGATGTTGAAGCCAGACATGGTCCTTTCAACAAAAACGCTAGAAGCGGACTTGAAGAGTGGTTTTGAAGGGGCAAATTTAGAAGCGGATTTTTTAGATTTTACGAGTATTGCTTCAATGCAAACGGAAATTAAAAATCTTGGGGCCAAATTTGATCGTATAGAAGAAGCAACTAAATTAAATAAAGATTTAACAAGTGATATTGATCAGGTGAAGTCGAATGTGGCGAAAAAGAAAAAGCCGACTGTACTCATTCTTATGGGGGTTCCGGGAAGTTACTTAGTTGTAACAGAACACGCGTACATTGGCGATTTGGTCAAACTTGCTGGAGGAGAAAATGTTATTAAGGACCAAAAAGTAGAATATTTAGCTTCTAATACAGAATACTTACAAAGCGCTAATCCAGATATTATTTTGCGAGCGGCTCATGGTATGCCTGCGGAAGTGGTTAAAATGTTTGACGAAGAATTTAAAACAAATGATATTTGGAAACATTTTGATGCGGTGAAAAATAACCGTGTGTATGATTTGGATGAAAATTTATTTGGTATGACAGCAAGTTTGAATGCGCCAGAAGCACTAAAGGAAATGGAAAAGATGCTTTATGACAATTAA